A region of Salvia splendens isolate huo1 chromosome 17, SspV2, whole genome shotgun sequence DNA encodes the following proteins:
- the LOC121774681 gene encoding probable inactive leucine-rich repeat receptor-like protein kinase At3g03770 isoform X4, translated as MLTKAAIFRAFEQMGPSNCSVLVFLSWLLFACSTHQLNSYETQLTIKCENDSVTELRIMGDKPAKVSSEFIGFAIPNLTLSQSFSMDSFVTTLTRLSNLRVVTLVSLGLWGPLPDKIHRLYLLEALDMSSNFLFGPIPSQMSRMVKLRTLSFDENYFNGSVPEWLDLWSNLTVLSLKNNRLNGEIPSAVSRIATLIELVMSHNLLTGKLPDLSSLSSLQLLDLRENGLDSELPPLPKGLANVFLSKNSFSGGIPEQFVKLDQLQHLDLSNNHLSGTPPPLLFSLPNISYLNLSSNVLSGLHPEHLKCGEGLNLIDLSDNKMVGQLPNCLDTAADNRIVKISGNCFSADARDQHSAAYCKDVEGKGRSRTREIVILAGVIGGIGVVVIILLLVGLMFFCKRHQTQHSVVQHIAPKVKQDDPPSGISPDLITSARIMSEASKVGNQSSPSYRVFTVAELEEATKNFDQSTFLGEGSIGKVYKGKLENGSFVVIRSLTLYRKCSIQNLKLRLDLLSKLRHPHLVALLGHCIDDGMQDDSSVRRLYLVQEFVPNGNFRSHLSENSPEKVLKWPERLAVLIGAAKAVHFLHTGVIPPSLNNRLKTNNILMDEHGIAKLSDYGMSIIADETEKSDGKGEHVDRLQDDVHNFGFILLESLVGPVTSGKGEAFLVNEMTSFSSQDGRRKIVDPIVLTTSSQESLSIVISITNKCISGESSGGPSFEDVLWNLQYAAQVQATADADQKSDSASHQSFG; from the exons ATGCTAACAAAAGCTGCAATCTTTAGGGCTTTTGAGCAAATGGGGCCTTCAAATTGCTCAGTTTTGGTGTTTCTTTCATGGCTGCTGTTTGCTTGTAGCACTCATCAGCTGAACAGCTACGAAACTCAG CTCACCATCAAATGTGAGAATGATTCTGTGACCGAGCTTCGAATCATGGGAGACAAGCCTGCAAAGGTCAGTAGTGAATTCATTGGATTTGCAATTCCAAATCTAACACTGTCCCAGAGTTTCTCTATGGATTCTTTCGTTACAACTTTGACGAGGTTGTCCAACTTAAGGGTTGTTACTTTAGTGTCTTTAGGCCTATGGGGTCCATTGCCTGATAAAATCCATAGATTATATCTGCTTGAAGCTTTAGACATGAGTTCAAATTTCTTGTTTGGTCCCATTCCTTCTCAAATGTCTAGAATGGTTAAGCTAAGGACTTTGAGCTTTGATGAGAACTATTTTAATGGCAGTGTACCTGAGTGGTTGGATTTGTGGTCGAATCTCACTGTGTTAAGCTTAAAGAACAACAGATTGAATGGCGAGATTCCTTCTGCAGTGTCAAGAATTGCAACATTGATTGAATTAGTTATGTCTCACAACCTGCTCACTGGGAAGTTACCTGATCTGAGCAGCCTCTCGAGTTTGCAGCTACTCGATTTGAGAGAGAACGGATTAGATTCCGAACTGCCTCCTCTGCCAAAAGGGCTTGCTAATGTGTTTCTAAGCAAGAACTCGTTTTCTGGTGGCATACCTGAACAATTTGTTAAGTTGGATCAACTTCAGCATCTTGATTTGTCGAATAATCATCTTAGTGGAACCCCTCCTCCTCTGCTTTTCTCTCTCCCGAATATTAGTTACTTGAATCTGTCATCCAATGTTCTTAGTGGATTACATCCTGAGCATCTCAAGTGTGGAGAGGGACTTAATTTGATTGATCTTTCTGATAATAAAATGGTAGGTCAGCTTCCCAATTGTTTGGACACTGCAGCAGATAACCGAATTGTCAAAATTAGTGGAAATTGCTTCTCTGCTGATGCCAGAGATCAACATTCTGCAGCATACTGCAAAGATGTTGAGGGCAAAGGACGATCTAGAACGAGGGAAATAGTCATTCTGGCTGGTGTGATTGGGGGAATCGGCGTTGTAGTGATAATCCTCTTGCTTGTTGGTCTTATGTTTTTCTGTAAAAGGCACCAAACACAGCATTCAGTAGTTCAGCATATTGCACCTAAGGTTAAGCAAGACGATCCACCATCTGGAATTTCCCCCGATCTCATAACAAGTGCCA GGATAATGTCTGAAGCATCAAAAGTTGGGAATCAAAGTTCTCCATCCTATAGGGTGTTTACTGTAGCAGAACTTGAAGAAGCTACAAAAAACTTTGATCAGTCGACTTTCTTGGGCGAGGGGTCTATCGGCAAG GTTTACAAGGGAAAGTTAGAGAATGGAAGCTTTGTTGTTATACGATCTTTAACTCTCTACAGAAAATGCTCGATTCAAAACCTCAAGCTGCGGCTTGATTTGCTTTCAAAGCTTCGTCACCCTCACTTGGTTGCCCTTCTTGGCCATTGCATCGATGATGGTATGCAAGACGACTCAAGTGTACGTAGGTTGTACCTTGTGCAAGAATTCGTTCCAAATGGAAACTTCAGATCCCATCTTTCAG AGAACTCTCCAGAGAAGGTCCTAAAGTGGCCGGAAAGATTGGCTGTTCTTATTGGTGCAGCCAAGGCAGTCCATTTTCTGCATACAGGGGTGATTCCGCCTTCTCTGAACAATCGTCTGAAGACGAACAATATACTTATGGACGAGCATGGGATTGCAAAGCTTAGTGATTATGGAATGTCCATCATTGCAGATGAAACTGAAAAATCTGAT GGAAAGGGAGAGCACGTAGATAGGTTGCAGGACGATGTTCACAATTTCGGGTTCATACTACTCGAGTCATTGGTAGGTCCTGTAACCAGTGGAAAAGGAGAAGCATTTCTGGTAAATGAGATG ACATCGTTCAGCAGCCAAGACGGGAGGCGAAAGATAGTGGATCCGATCGTGCTAACCACGAGCTCACAGGAGTCGTTGTCCATAGTGATATCCATCACGAACAAATGCATATCGGGTGAGTCGTCGGGGGGGCCCTCGTTTGAAGATGTGCTGTGGAACTTGCAGTATGCTGCTCAAGTGCAGGCCACGGCCGATGCAGACCAGAAGTCGGATAGCGCGTCTCATCAGAGCTTCGGCTAA